The Deltaproteobacteria bacterium genome has a segment encoding these proteins:
- a CDS encoding acylphosphatase codes for MKDASEALVVVSGRVQGVFFRASTRDAAARWGVRGFVRNLPDGRVEAVLQGDRSAVERVVAFMREGPPGAYVEAADVKWRVPSEEFDGFFVRR; via the coding sequence ATGAAAGACGCGTCCGAAGCGCTGGTCGTCGTTTCAGGACGGGTGCAGGGTGTGTTCTTCCGCGCGTCGACGCGAGACGCGGCCGCGCGCTGGGGCGTCCGCGGGTTCGTCCGCAACCTTCCCGACGGCAGGGTCGAAGCGGTCCTGCAGGGGGACCGGTCCGCCGTGGAGAGAGTCGTAGCCTTCATGCGCGAGGGCCCTCCGGGAGCATATGTAGAGGCGGCCGACGTCAAGTGGCGCGTCCCCTCGGAAGAGTTCGATGGATTCTTCGTCAGGCGCTGA
- the amrS gene encoding AmmeMemoRadiSam system radical SAM enzyme, with the protein MDSSSGAEGRVAAHWAHEGDAVRCGLCPHFCKIADGKRGICRVRENRGGTLYALTYGMVAAAAMDPIEKKPLFHYHPGSAILSIGSIGCNFRCGFCQNYHLVTGQAPLGPAPIPELIRAAKDAGSVGIAYTYNEPLIWFEFVADCAREFRKEGMANVLVTNGYVSPEPLAELLPLVDAMNIDLKSMDPEFYRKICGGTLEPVLETIRAAARSVHVEITTLLVTGENDSDESIRRVVDFVAETDPEIPLHLSRYFPQHRFTAPPTPPERLAAAWRIAREKLSYVYVGNYHIPGSEDTKCPRCGATVVRRTGYRATVTGLSGNRCSSCSAGLRFVV; encoded by the coding sequence ATGGATTCTTCGTCAGGCGCTGAAGGGCGCGTCGCGGCGCACTGGGCCCACGAAGGGGACGCCGTCCGCTGCGGGCTCTGCCCGCATTTCTGCAAGATCGCCGACGGGAAACGCGGTATCTGCCGCGTGCGGGAAAACCGCGGGGGGACGCTTTACGCGCTCACTTACGGCATGGTGGCGGCCGCGGCTATGGATCCCATCGAAAAGAAGCCGTTGTTCCACTACCACCCGGGATCGGCCATCCTTTCGATAGGGTCGATCGGTTGCAACTTCCGCTGCGGCTTCTGCCAGAACTACCACCTGGTAACGGGGCAGGCGCCCCTGGGCCCGGCGCCGATCCCGGAGCTGATCCGCGCGGCGAAGGATGCGGGATCGGTCGGCATCGCCTACACCTACAACGAGCCCCTGATATGGTTCGAGTTCGTCGCGGACTGCGCCCGGGAATTCCGGAAGGAAGGAATGGCCAATGTGCTGGTGACCAACGGCTACGTCTCGCCGGAACCGCTGGCGGAACTCCTGCCGCTGGTGGATGCGATGAACATCGACCTGAAATCGATGGACCCGGAATTCTACCGGAAAATCTGCGGGGGGACGCTCGAGCCGGTGCTTGAAACGATCCGCGCCGCAGCGCGGAGCGTCCACGTCGAGATCACCACCCTGTTGGTCACCGGCGAGAACGATTCGGACGAGTCGATCCGGCGCGTCGTCGATTTCGTAGCGGAGACGGACCCGGAGATCCCGCTCCACCTCTCACGCTACTTCCCGCAGCACCGGTTCACCGCCCCGCCGACGCCCCCTGAAAGGCTTGCCGCTGCGTGGCGCATCGCGCGGGAAAAGCTTTCCTACGTCTACGTAGGTAATTACCATATCCCGGGAAGCGAGGACACGAAATGCCCCCGGTGCGGCGCCACCGTTGTACGGCGTACGGGATACCGCGCCACGGTCACCGGGCTTTCAGGAAACCGTTGTTCCTCATGTTCCGCAGGGCTTCGCTTCGTCGTTTAG